The following nucleotide sequence is from Pseudonocardia sp. C8.
TTCCTCACCCCGCACCCGCATCGGGGCCGGGCGGGGGAGCCGTACGTGCTGCCGTGGACCGTCCGCGGGATCGCCGCGACGCGCGGGGAGCCGGAGGCACGTGTCGCCGAGACGGCACGCCGCAACGCCGAACGGGTCTTCCGGACGGGCCCGGCCGCATAGCACCGCCCGTCGACGCCGCCCGCCGGGTCGGTGACGCTCGGCGTCGATCACGGGCCGCTCGTCGCGAGTCCCGGACCCGGTTCCCCTCCGGAGGGTCACGGTCCGCTAACGTCCCTCGCCGTACCCGCCGGGATGGGGTCGCTCCCCCGACCCGCGGGACGACGGCCGGTCCGCTCCCCAGCGACGGTTCCGCTCCCCGGCTCCGCGCCGGCCGTCGTCACCGCAGGTCACGCCCCCTGCCCGGACAGCCGAGCCCTCGGGAAGTCATGTTCGAGCGCAGCGTTGGTCACGCCCCCGACGACGACGTCACGCGTCCCCTTCCCCCGTCCGGCGGCGCGCCCGCCGGCCTCGCGGGCCCGGAGACCGGGTACGTCAGCTACGAGGGCCGGCACCGATCCGGCCCGGCCCGTTCGAAGGCCGGTGTCCGCACCGTCGCCGCCGCCGCGCTGTTCTCGGTGCCGACCGGCGGGCTCGCCGTGGCCGTGATGGCGCCGCAGGGCGACCAGGACACCCGGTCGCTGCCCACCGGCCTGGCGTCGAGCATGACCGAGCTCGGCACCGCGTCGATGACGCTCGAGCGGCACTCGTCGCCGGCGTCGTACGCGCCGGTCGCCGCGCCGACGACCGCCCCGACCAACGGTGCGGACATCGTCGACGCGCAGATCGTCGAGTCGCAGAAGCTCCCGGTCCCGGAGCGGGAGGTGCAGGACCCGACCCTCGAGGAGGGCAGCCGCACCGTCGTCGACCCGGGCCGCGCCGGCGAGCGCAGCGTGATCTGGCGGGTCACCTACGACAAGGGCCGCGAGGTCGCCCGCGAGCGGATCGCCGCCGGGCAGGACACCCCCGCCGAGCCGCGCGTGGTGAAGGTCGGCACCAAGAAGAAGGTCGAGGAGGCCGCCCCCGAGCGGGCCACGAAGCCGAAGTCCGCCGCCCCGGCGGTGTCGAACGCCGCCACCTGGGACAAGCTCGCCGAGTGCGAGTCCGGGGGCGACTGGTCGACCAACACCGGCAACGGCTACCAGGGCGGCCTGCAGTTCGACAAGAAGACCTGGCAGGCCTACGGCGGCGACCAGTACGCGCCGACCGCCGACCAGGCGAGCCGCGAGGAGCAGATCGCGGTCGCCGAGAAGGTCAAGGACGACCGCGGCGGTTACAGCGCCTGGCCGTCCTGCTCCAGCAAGCTCGGCCTGAGCTGACCTCCGGTCCCGGCCCGTCCGCGTCGCGCGGGGACAATGGGCCCGTGAGCGAGCATGGCACCGCCCGGCTGCTGGGCCCCGCGGACGTCCGGGCGCTGGCCGACCGGCTGGGGCTGCGCCCCACCAAGAAGCTCGGCCAGAACTTCGTGCACGACGCCAACACGGTCCGCCGGATCGTGAAGGTGGCCGGCATCGGCAGCGACGACGTCGTGCTGGAGGTCGGGCCCGGGCTCGGCTCGCTGACCCTCGCCCTGCTCCCGGTGGCCGCCCGGGTGCACGCGGTCGAGATCGACCCCACGCTCGCCGGGCTGCTCCCGGACACCGTCGCCGACCGGGCACCCGAGCTCGCCGGCCGGCTCACGGTCACCGGGGCGGACGCGCTGCGGGTCACCGCCGCCGATCTCGCGGCCGGCTCGGGCGACGGCCTCCCGGCCCGGCCCGCGGTGTCGACGGGGTCGGCGCTGCCGACGGCAATCGTCGCGAACCTGCCGTACAACGTGGCCGTCCCCGTGTTGCTGCACCTGCTCGCCGAGCTGCCCGGCATCGAACGCGGGCTCGTCATGGTGCAGGCCGAGGTCGCCGACCGGCTCGCCGCCCGCCCCGGCTCGAAGGAGTACGGCGCGCCCAGCGCCAAGCTGGCCTGGTACGCCGACGCCCGCCGCGCCGGCCCCGTCCCGCGGGCCGTGTTCTGGCCGGTTCCCGGTGTGGACTCCGGGCTGCTCGCGTTCACCCGGCACGACCCGCCCGCCGGCGCGGACCGGGCCGCGACGTTCGCGGTGATCGAGGCGGCGTTCGCGCAGCGCCGCAAGTCACTGCGCGGCGCACTCGCCGGCTGGGCGGGCTCCCCGGGCGCGGCCGAGGCGGCGCTGCGCGCGGCCGGGGTCGATCCCACCTCGCGGGCCGAGCGGCTCTCGGTCGCCGACTTCGCCTCCGTGGCGCTGGCGCGCTCGTGAGTGGTTCGGAGGGCTCCGGCCCTCCGAACCACTCACGGGCATCATGAGGTGGTGGCGAGGGAACGAGTGATCAGCGCGGACGGGACCAGTCCGTGGCCGGCGTTGTGGGCGCTGGTCATCGGGTTCTTCATGATCCTGGTCGACGCCACGATCGTCACGGTCGCGACACCCGCGCTGCTCGCGGCGTTCGGCGCGGACGTCAACTCCGTGGTCTGGGTGACCAGCGCCTACCTGCTCGCGTACGCCGTCCCCCTGCTCATCACCGGCCGTCTCGGTGACCGGTTCGGGCCCAAGCACGTCTACCTCGCCGGGCTCGCCGTGTTCACCCTCGCCTCGCTGTGGTGCGGGCTCACGGCGTCGGTCGGGATGCTGATCCTCGCCCGGGTCGCCCAGGGGCTCGGCGCGGCGATGATGACCCCGCAGACGATGGCGGTGATCACGCGGACGTTCCCGGCGGCGCAACGCGGTCGCGCGATGAGCCTGTGGGGTGCGGTCGCCGGCGTCGCCACGCTCGCCGGCCCGATCCTGGGCGGGCTGCTCGTCGGCGGCCTCGGCTGGCAGTGGATCTTCTTCGTGAACGTGCCGTTCGGGGTCGTCGCGTTCGCCGCGGTGTGGTGGCTGGTGCCGTCGCTGGCGACCACGGTCCACCGGTTCGACCTGGTCGGCGTCGTGCTCTCGGCGACCGGGATGTTCCTGCTGGTCTTCGGCATCCAGGAGGGCCAGAAGTACGGCTGGGGCCCGATCGTCGGGCCGGTGCCGGTGTGGGCGATGATCGTCGCCGGTGCCCTGGTGCTCGTGGTGTTCGTGGGATGGCAGGCCGTGCTGGGTCGGCGCGGGGGCGAGCCGCTGGTCGCGCTGCGCCTGTTCCGGGACCGCAACTTCTCCCTGGCCAACATCGCGATCTGTACGGTCGGCTTCGCGATCACCGCGCAGGGCTTCCCGCTGATGATCTACGCGCAGAGCGTGCGCGGGTACTCCCCGACCGAGGCCGCGCTGCTGCTGGCCCCGCTGGCGATCCTCTCCGGCGGGCTGGCCCCGTGGACCGGTCGGCTCACCGACCGGATCCATCCGCGGCTGATCGGCGGCTTCGGGATGACGACGTTCGTGCTCGGCCTGGTGTGGCTGGCGCTGGTCATGGGCCCGGACACCCCGGTCTGGCAGCTGTTGCTGCCGATCGCGCTGCTCGGCGTCTCGAACTCGTGCGTGTGGGCGCCGATCTCCACCAGCGCCACCCGGAACCTGCCGATGGATCTCGCCGGGTCCGGGTCCGGGGTCTACAACACCACCCGGCAGGTCGGGGCGGTGCTGGGCAGCGCGGGCATCGCCGTGCTGATGGAGGCCCGGATCGCGGCGCTCGTCCCCGGCGCGGCCCGCGGGGGATCGGGCTCCCCGGAGACCGCCGCCGCGTCC
It contains:
- a CDS encoding DHA2 family efflux MFS transporter permease subunit; translated protein: MARERVISADGTSPWPALWALVIGFFMILVDATIVTVATPALLAAFGADVNSVVWVTSAYLLAYAVPLLITGRLGDRFGPKHVYLAGLAVFTLASLWCGLTASVGMLILARVAQGLGAAMMTPQTMAVITRTFPAAQRGRAMSLWGAVAGVATLAGPILGGLLVGGLGWQWIFFVNVPFGVVAFAAVWWLVPSLATTVHRFDLVGVVLSATGMFLLVFGIQEGQKYGWGPIVGPVPVWAMIVAGALVLVVFVGWQAVLGRRGGEPLVALRLFRDRNFSLANIAICTVGFAITAQGFPLMIYAQSVRGYSPTEAALLLAPLAILSGGLAPWTGRLTDRIHPRLIGGFGMTTFVLGLVWLALVMGPDTPVWQLLLPIALLGVSNSCVWAPISTSATRNLPMDLAGSGSGVYNTTRQVGAVLGSAGIAVLMEARIAALVPGAARGGSGSPETAAASGPLPGAIREPFAAAMAQSVLLPAAVLVIGLVAVACFATPRHLLPRREAAVAAGAGAAPPGGGAVRGG
- the rsmA gene encoding 16S rRNA (adenine(1518)-N(6)/adenine(1519)-N(6))-dimethyltransferase RsmA, with the translated sequence MSEHGTARLLGPADVRALADRLGLRPTKKLGQNFVHDANTVRRIVKVAGIGSDDVVLEVGPGLGSLTLALLPVAARVHAVEIDPTLAGLLPDTVADRAPELAGRLTVTGADALRVTAADLAAGSGDGLPARPAVSTGSALPTAIVANLPYNVAVPVLLHLLAELPGIERGLVMVQAEVADRLAARPGSKEYGAPSAKLAWYADARRAGPVPRAVFWPVPGVDSGLLAFTRHDPPAGADRAATFAVIEAAFAQRRKSLRGALAGWAGSPGAAEAALRAAGVDPTSRAERLSVADFASVALARS
- a CDS encoding resuscitation-promoting factor: MFERSVGHAPDDDVTRPLPPSGGAPAGLAGPETGYVSYEGRHRSGPARSKAGVRTVAAAALFSVPTGGLAVAVMAPQGDQDTRSLPTGLASSMTELGTASMTLERHSSPASYAPVAAPTTAPTNGADIVDAQIVESQKLPVPEREVQDPTLEEGSRTVVDPGRAGERSVIWRVTYDKGREVARERIAAGQDTPAEPRVVKVGTKKKVEEAAPERATKPKSAAPAVSNAATWDKLAECESGGDWSTNTGNGYQGGLQFDKKTWQAYGGDQYAPTADQASREEQIAVAEKVKDDRGGYSAWPSCSSKLGLS